A genomic window from Pseudogulbenkiania sp. MAI-1 includes:
- a CDS encoding tail fiber protein codes for MQQINTPDGQFHDGNPAAGELGTILTAAWLNALQAEILSVLADRGMATDPAKTNQLLDAIKKIAWGGLARPNTLAGYGITDALEVRPGQIGPTTDWNTIVNRGVYEVAGDQIGPNGPSAYGYGMLIVAEANDGGAVSQLYLSHGGSQVAYRGGYNNGAWNAWRRLDRPEFQDIQNRPNTLAGFGIADALEIRTQTIGDGYDWNNITARGVYDVATEHPGPNAPPAYGYGTLIVSEVNDGGALGQLYLSHGGSNVAYRGGYNNGGWNPWKRLDVTDYADITGNPDFSGRVLPIGAVKTGNVSHVTRQVATDINELTYGLLELPAGYIDWGISIDLSMAAGEASTPNAASYRLSVVRVGTGIKLAGYRSELTRNYVAVVKRDADGKFFLALRKGNINGGANWIASILHTGNIALADYAVSTVATLAGYTEVAALTNSPDIAPAGIPMPWPLATPPSGWVILQGQSFDTAANPNLAIAYPSGVLPDLRGKFIRGWDNGRGVDPGRALLSEQGAYAGSFTWRLRADDGDGQTGSFVSVTGVEIAGASPPTLPYNAWTDYVTSTVTPGDTRPGNTAFNYIVRLG; via the coding sequence ATGCAGCAGATCAACACGCCGGATGGGCAATTCCATGACGGCAATCCGGCCGCCGGGGAACTGGGGACCATTCTGACGGCGGCATGGCTCAACGCGCTGCAGGCAGAAATCCTGTCCGTGCTGGCCGACCGGGGAATGGCCACAGACCCGGCCAAGACCAACCAGTTGCTGGATGCCATCAAGAAGATCGCCTGGGGCGGATTGGCTCGACCGAATACCTTGGCCGGCTACGGCATTACCGATGCGCTCGAAGTGCGCCCTGGGCAGATTGGTCCCACTACTGACTGGAACACCATTGTCAACCGGGGCGTGTATGAGGTTGCAGGGGATCAGATCGGACCGAATGGGCCATCGGCCTATGGCTACGGCATGCTGATCGTCGCAGAGGCTAATGATGGGGGAGCCGTGAGCCAGCTGTATCTGTCGCATGGCGGCTCGCAAGTTGCTTACCGGGGCGGATACAACAATGGCGCTTGGAATGCATGGCGTCGACTGGATCGACCAGAATTCCAGGATATCCAGAACCGGCCCAATACCCTAGCCGGTTTTGGCATAGCCGACGCGCTTGAGATACGCACTCAGACCATTGGTGACGGTTACGATTGGAACAACATCACCGCGCGTGGTGTATACGACGTCGCGACGGAGCACCCCGGCCCGAATGCGCCGCCGGCCTACGGCTACGGCACGCTAATTGTCTCCGAGGTAAACGATGGGGGGGCGCTGGGGCAGTTGTATCTCTCGCACGGTGGTTCGAATGTTGCCTACCGAGGCGGGTACAACAACGGCGGCTGGAACCCATGGAAGCGGCTGGATGTTACGGATTACGCGGATATCACGGGGAACCCTGATTTTTCGGGGCGGGTGCTGCCGATTGGTGCCGTCAAAACGGGCAACGTGAGCCATGTAACCCGTCAAGTCGCCACGGACATCAACGAACTGACCTATGGGCTGCTGGAGCTGCCAGCTGGCTACATCGATTGGGGCATATCAATCGACCTATCTATGGCGGCAGGCGAGGCGTCTACCCCCAATGCCGCCAGTTACCGGCTCAGTGTTGTGCGGGTCGGGACCGGCATCAAATTGGCCGGCTATCGCAGCGAGCTGACCCGAAACTATGTCGCGGTTGTGAAACGCGATGCGGATGGCAAATTTTTCCTGGCACTACGCAAGGGCAACATTAATGGTGGTGCCAACTGGATCGCCAGCATCCTGCATACCGGCAATATCGCTCTGGCCGATTACGCTGTCTCCACCGTGGCGACACTGGCGGGCTATACGGAAGTCGCGGCCCTCACCAACTCGCCGGACATCGCGCCGGCCGGCATCCCCATGCCGTGGCCGCTTGCTACGCCACCGTCTGGGTGGGTGATTCTGCAGGGCCAATCGTTCGACACCGCCGCCAACCCAAATTTGGCCATCGCCTACCCATCCGGGGTGCTGCCTGACCTGCGCGGCAAATTCATCCGGGGTTGGGACAACGGGCGCGGTGTCGACCCTGGCCGGGCACTGCTTAGTGAGCAGGGGGCCTACGCTGGTAGCTTTACATGGCGACTGCGCGCCGATGACGGGGATGGTCAGACCGGTTCGTTTGTGTCCGTGACCGGGGTCGAGATTGCTGGTGCCTCGCCGCCAACCCTGCCGTACAACGCCTGGACCGACTATGTCACCAGCACCGTGACGCCCGGTGACACACGACCGGGTAACACCGCCTTTAACTACATCGTGAGACTGGGATAA
- a CDS encoding YmfQ family protein gives MNHAELLALLLPPVSYAPSGPALQTELAAEGQALDAALINAERAKGAVTPFFAEQLLPDWERVCGITPPPSAGYQQRLQAVLAKLAETGGLSIPYFVRLAAGMGYQITINEPQPFRAGVGRAGDTLWVPDILWVWQVVVHSNSSNVYRFRAGQSAAGERLAEFGDAVIEEVFNDLKPAHTFVYFAYQEA, from the coding sequence ATGAACCACGCAGAACTCTTGGCCCTGCTGCTGCCGCCGGTGAGCTACGCGCCCAGCGGCCCCGCCTTGCAGACCGAACTGGCAGCCGAGGGCCAGGCACTCGACGCCGCTCTCATCAATGCCGAGCGGGCCAAGGGGGCGGTCACGCCGTTTTTCGCCGAGCAGCTGCTGCCGGACTGGGAGCGCGTTTGCGGCATCACGCCGCCGCCCAGCGCCGGCTATCAGCAACGGCTGCAGGCGGTTCTGGCCAAGCTGGCCGAGACCGGAGGCCTGTCCATCCCGTATTTCGTGCGCTTGGCTGCTGGGATGGGCTACCAGATCACCATCAACGAGCCTCAACCGTTCCGGGCAGGCGTGGGCCGTGCCGGCGACACCTTGTGGGTGCCGGACATCCTGTGGGTGTGGCAAGTGGTGGTCCATAGCAATTCCAGCAACGTTTACCGTTTTCGGGCCGGCCAGTCTGCTGCCGGCGAACGCCTGGCCGAGTTCGGCGACGCGGTCATCGAGGAGGTGTTCAACGACCTCAAACCGGCTCACACCTTTGTTTACTTCGCCTATCAGGAGGCATAG
- a CDS encoding baseplate J/gp47 family protein, with translation MPFAIPTFAKIRDDLLRDLKNLLPEADVGVDSDFFIRATSVASAVEGLYQHQAWIVRQIFPDTADTEYLVLHARLRGLSRKAAVAAQGSLQVSGAPGAAVPSGLAVKIGEQTYTTTSASVIDGSGVATVSATASTSGVIGNVAAGTVATLMAAPAGVSSQASVVTMLGGVDAESDAELLARLLELIRRPPAGGNKYDYRRWALEVDGVSAAYVYPLRRGLGTVDVVITAAGGLPSASTIAATQAHIDDVRPVTAKHSLVLAATERTVNVTVAVQLSGLTLDTARPQIEAALAAYFAQLAPGETAVKSRIEGIVTDLAGVVDRAVTLPAANVVPVVDETKVEWVRLGTVTVGAL, from the coding sequence ATGCCGTTCGCCATTCCCACCTTCGCCAAAATCCGCGACGACCTGCTGCGCGACCTGAAGAACCTGCTGCCCGAGGCCGACGTCGGTGTCGACAGCGACTTTTTCATCCGCGCCACCTCGGTGGCCAGCGCCGTCGAAGGGTTGTATCAGCACCAGGCGTGGATCGTGCGGCAGATTTTCCCGGACACCGCCGACACCGAATACCTGGTACTGCACGCCCGCCTGCGTGGCCTCAGCCGCAAGGCGGCTGTCGCCGCTCAGGGCTCGCTGCAGGTGAGCGGTGCACCAGGGGCGGCGGTGCCGTCCGGGCTGGCGGTCAAGATCGGAGAACAGACCTACACCACCACCTCGGCCAGCGTCATCGACGGCAGCGGCGTGGCCACGGTCAGCGCCACGGCGTCAACGTCCGGCGTCATCGGCAATGTAGCGGCTGGCACCGTCGCCACCCTGATGGCGGCCCCGGCCGGCGTCAGCAGCCAGGCCAGCGTGGTGACCATGCTCGGTGGGGTCGATGCGGAGAGCGACGCCGAGTTGCTGGCACGCCTGCTGGAACTGATCCGCCGTCCTCCAGCCGGCGGCAACAAGTACGACTACCGGCGCTGGGCGCTGGAGGTCGACGGCGTGTCGGCCGCCTACGTCTACCCACTGCGCCGTGGCCTCGGCACCGTCGACGTGGTGATCACCGCGGCGGGCGGACTGCCGTCCGCCTCCACCATCGCCGCAACCCAGGCCCACATCGACGACGTGCGCCCGGTCACCGCCAAGCATTCTCTTGTGCTGGCAGCCACCGAGAGGACGGTCAACGTCACGGTGGCGGTGCAACTGTCCGGCCTCACGCTGGATACCGCTCGCCCACAGATCGAGGCGGCGCTGGCCGCTTACTTCGCTCAGCTCGCCCCAGGCGAGACCGCCGTCAAGAGCCGCATCGAGGGGATCGTCACCGACCTGGCCGGCGTGGTCGACCGTGCAGTCACCCTTCCGGCTGCCAACGTGGTGCCGGTGGTCGACGAGACCAAGGTGGAATGGGTTCGCCTCGGCACCGTTACGGTGGGAGCGCTGTGA
- a CDS encoding phage GP46 family protein, whose protein sequence is MDALLDPQSGDYAGSRTDTLANAVYLRLETPLGSYWADPTLGSRLHELQREKDVSRVDKLARQYTEQALAPLIKDGRATRITVTTERTQPGWLALHIEVVDVSGRVQRFQHPVRVA, encoded by the coding sequence ATGGACGCTTTACTCGACCCGCAGTCCGGTGACTACGCCGGTTCCCGCACTGACACCCTGGCCAACGCCGTCTACCTGCGGCTGGAAACGCCGCTGGGCAGCTACTGGGCCGACCCGACCCTAGGCTCGCGTCTGCATGAGCTGCAGCGCGAGAAGGATGTCTCGCGCGTCGACAAACTAGCTCGCCAGTACACCGAACAGGCGCTCGCCCCGCTGATCAAGGACGGCCGGGCCACCCGCATCACCGTCACCACCGAACGCACCCAGCCAGGCTGGCTGGCGCTGCACATCGAAGTGGTCGACGTCAGCGGCCGAGTTCAGCGCTTCCAGCATCCGGTGAGGGTCGCCTGA
- a CDS encoding phage baseplate assembly protein V, with protein MWAEVDKRIRRAMTGVRQAFRGVLGLVNSAPAVQLVQGEGLAGEPLRDLELFQHFGFTSNPPAGTAIVVLPLGGKTSHGIIIATENGQYRIKGLAPGETAVFNAFGDTFIFRDGKIDGTTKTFTLTASESMKFDSPTAEFTGQVTVQQKLSGNGGMAIQGGDGASFTGNVSQTGGSYTTDQDVVASGTSLHGHRHTGDSGGMTESPL; from the coding sequence ATGTGGGCTGAGGTAGACAAACGCATCCGCCGCGCCATGACCGGTGTGCGCCAGGCATTCCGTGGCGTCCTCGGCCTGGTCAACTCGGCCCCGGCCGTACAACTGGTCCAGGGCGAAGGGCTGGCCGGCGAACCGCTGCGGGATCTGGAGCTATTCCAGCACTTCGGTTTCACTTCCAACCCGCCGGCCGGCACCGCCATCGTGGTGCTGCCGCTGGGTGGCAAGACCAGCCACGGCATCATCATCGCCACCGAGAACGGTCAGTACCGCATCAAAGGACTGGCACCAGGGGAGACAGCCGTCTTCAACGCCTTCGGGGACACCTTTATCTTCCGTGACGGTAAGATCGACGGCACCACCAAGACCTTCACCCTGACCGCGTCCGAGAGCATGAAATTCGACAGCCCGACGGCTGAATTCACTGGTCAGGTGACGGTGCAACAGAAGCTGTCGGGCAATGGTGGGATGGCGATCCAGGGCGGAGACGGGGCTAGCTTTACAGGGAATGTGTCGCAGACCGGTGGCAGCTATACGACCGATCAGGACGTGGTGGCCAGTGGGACTAGCTTGCATGGGCACAGGCATACTGGGGATTCAGGCGGGATGACAGAAAGCCCTTTATAA
- a CDS encoding phage baseplate assembly protein, with protein sequence MPTPNDTVSLLIDGKVHSRWSRYEIDSDLLIPADAWQVQLGLPQGMIPPLVAEGAAVEVRVGRDTVLTGHIDVVGQPLSKSSHTLTINGRDGAAVLVDCSAPIFTTKQASLAEVVANVVKPLGISKVLIDAASSATREKVSVEPGDTAWNTLVNAAEANGLWPWFEPDGTLVIGGPDYTRPPVATLVMRKNGKGNNVIELDPQRSMAERYSHITVLGQAHGTAVEDGRHAIKATVRDPAVTVYRPLIVVDPDVENMATAQARARKLLSDSRLKGFTLIAKVKGHRTSEGVLWQPGQRVHVISEPHEIDAEFFLMARKFQGGRGGLGRITTLTLKEDGVWVLDAHPHKRAKKRAKGRTKKGEELEIINVG encoded by the coding sequence ATGCCTACGCCCAATGACACCGTCAGCCTGCTGATCGACGGCAAGGTGCATAGCCGCTGGAGCCGCTACGAGATCGACTCGGATCTGCTGATCCCGGCCGACGCTTGGCAAGTCCAGCTGGGGCTGCCCCAAGGCATGATCCCACCCCTAGTCGCCGAGGGTGCAGCGGTCGAGGTGCGTGTCGGCCGCGATACGGTACTGACCGGCCACATCGACGTGGTCGGCCAACCGCTCAGCAAGAGCAGCCACACCCTGACGATCAACGGCCGCGACGGCGCGGCGGTGCTGGTGGACTGCAGTGCGCCGATCTTCACCACCAAGCAGGCCAGCCTGGCCGAGGTGGTGGCCAACGTGGTCAAGCCGCTGGGCATCAGCAAGGTGCTCATCGATGCCGCCAGCTCGGCCACCCGCGAGAAGGTCAGTGTCGAACCGGGCGATACCGCCTGGAACACGCTGGTCAACGCCGCCGAAGCCAACGGCCTGTGGCCGTGGTTCGAGCCGGACGGCACCCTGGTGATCGGTGGCCCGGACTACACCCGGCCACCGGTGGCGACCCTGGTCATGCGCAAGAACGGCAAGGGCAACAACGTCATTGAACTGGACCCCCAGCGCAGCATGGCCGAGCGCTACTCGCACATCACCGTGCTCGGCCAAGCACACGGCACGGCGGTGGAAGACGGCCGCCACGCCATCAAGGCCACGGTGCGCGACCCCGCCGTGACGGTTTACCGTCCCCTCATCGTGGTCGACCCCGACGTCGAGAACATGGCCACGGCACAAGCCAGGGCACGCAAGCTGCTGTCCGACAGCCGCCTCAAGGGCTTCACCCTGATCGCCAAGGTCAAGGGCCACCGCACCAGCGAGGGCGTGCTGTGGCAGCCCGGCCAGCGCGTGCACGTCATCAGCGAGCCGCACGAGATCGACGCGGAGTTCTTCCTGATGGCGCGCAAGTTCCAGGGCGGGCGTGGCGGCCTGGGCAGGATCACCACGCTGACCCTGAAGGAAGACGGCGTGTGGGTGCTGGATGCCCACCCGCACAAGCGTGCCAAAAAGCGCGCCAAGGGCCGTACCAAGAAGGGAGAGGAACTGGAGATCATCAATGTGGGCTGA
- a CDS encoding DNA circularization protein, which yields MAWKDTLLDASFRGVTFDCLRTQDSAQRDTASHEYPYLDGADVEDLGRKARRVAITAVFWGDDYESRLQAFLEVLDQSGPGELIHPVFGSIQHAQLIDYQFGHDADSPDYCTVELNFVQSTPGNPFFVQQLPAQQAEAVNQLTESARFNGIGAFATALEGLKGVKNNLSRLNALRDVLTGTLGVIRSQVQGIITTTLDLIDYPRAFAADVVGLISGIADLRGFDIDVLMSDWQSLVGQLDDVVKLPAGMASGSGAGTTLTSSTNSTSTTMGSVVTQPGGTTSGTSGNGAGTSSSGTGKPIPAKAEDVAMATSLLQLTVAAQLADSASQIFAAEVEEPTLSPPQIEQIAGDVRQMLQAAIEAHRELYGIEDARPVTEALKDTALGVQEAAVALIVQRPPLVTRTVDAPGNLHLVAFRWYGDYTRAQELARLNPQLTNPNALQAGDTLYAYAQ from the coding sequence ATGGCCTGGAAAGATACCCTGCTCGACGCCTCGTTCCGGGGCGTCACCTTCGATTGCCTGCGCACCCAGGACAGCGCCCAGCGCGACACCGCCAGTCACGAATACCCCTACCTGGACGGGGCCGACGTGGAAGACCTCGGCCGCAAGGCGCGGCGCGTGGCAATCACGGCCGTGTTCTGGGGCGACGATTACGAGAGCCGCCTGCAGGCGTTCCTCGAAGTGCTCGACCAGTCCGGCCCCGGCGAGCTGATCCATCCGGTGTTCGGCAGCATCCAGCATGCCCAGCTCATCGACTACCAGTTCGGTCACGACGCCGACTCCCCGGACTACTGCACGGTTGAACTCAACTTCGTCCAGTCCACACCGGGCAACCCATTCTTCGTACAGCAGCTGCCGGCCCAGCAGGCCGAGGCCGTTAACCAGCTCACCGAGTCGGCACGCTTTAACGGTATCGGCGCCTTCGCCACGGCACTGGAGGGACTCAAGGGCGTCAAGAACAACCTATCCCGGCTGAATGCTCTGCGCGACGTGCTGACCGGCACCCTTGGCGTGATCCGCAGCCAGGTGCAGGGAATCATCACGACCACGCTGGACCTGATCGACTACCCGCGTGCCTTCGCCGCCGACGTGGTCGGGCTCATCAGCGGTATTGCCGATCTGCGCGGCTTCGACATCGACGTACTAATGTCCGACTGGCAAAGCCTGGTCGGCCAGCTGGACGACGTGGTGAAACTGCCGGCCGGTATGGCCAGCGGCAGCGGTGCCGGCACGACGTTGACGAGCAGTACCAATTCGACCTCAACCACGATGGGAAGCGTCGTGACGCAGCCGGGAGGAACGACCAGCGGCACCAGCGGTAACGGTGCTGGCACGTCGTCGTCCGGCACGGGTAAGCCGATCCCGGCCAAGGCCGAGGACGTGGCCATGGCCACCTCGCTGCTGCAGCTCACCGTGGCCGCCCAGCTGGCCGACAGCGCCAGCCAGATCTTCGCCGCCGAGGTGGAAGAGCCGACGCTGTCGCCGCCGCAGATCGAGCAGATCGCGGGCGACGTGCGCCAGATGCTGCAGGCGGCCATCGAGGCACACCGCGAGCTGTATGGCATCGAAGATGCCCGCCCGGTGACCGAGGCGCTGAAGGACACCGCCCTGGGTGTGCAAGAGGCTGCCGTCGCGTTGATCGTGCAGCGGCCGCCGCTGGTGACGCGCACCGTCGACGCGCCGGGCAATTTGCACCTGGTCGCCTTCCGTTGGTACGGCGATTACACCCGCGCCCAGGAACTGGCCCGCCTCAATCCCCAGCTGACCAACCCCAACGCCCTGCAGGCGGGAGACACCCTTTATGCCTACGCCCAATGA
- a CDS encoding phage tail tape measure protein, which translates to MSRNLDLALTLRARDEMSRPVARAMQQLAQESQKAVAASKNAGQASAEAGQAGARSFRQLAQESQKAGATMLATGRATVATAQAGAASLRTMTTEVQRGERAMIGLSRESQRMTSAREQLGVRAEQAIQREIRQTEAAYQRLTRSGALSANEQARAYAAMRQRVRELREEMSGVSRLQRGMASSAKGLVAGAAGVTAAKYVVSQPLQRVEDYDLRLRYMANTAYAEQGLGGRRAGLREMREAIAKSVRNGGNRDQAADTLNNMIASGALGEGAQGRQSALALLPTVMKYATAAEADPNAIADIVLKSKKTLKIADADFPKVLEMAMLGGKLGGFELKDMAKWLPQQMAAASSAGMSGTNGLAKLVALNQNAVVTAGTKDEAGNNVVNFLAKLNAEETSKDFKKVGINWRQKLVDGTKQGKDAVDVFGDAIDGLLKKNAAYQKLQAKLATATGEEKKATLDSMARIVQGSVVGNISSDRQELMAVIAMLNDRAGMADIEQKLRAVKPGEVVNTDLSLIQESAAWKGQQGENTMAEKEFNALSGLSSTVGDVKLKLVEYADKYPALSTALVGTTTALTALAAAAGAAGLASMMTGGGGSLATRAASGAGALLRGATAAGTRLLPVAAAGAAGYGIGTAINAGITGVLTATNGGKERTFGTWLYDLVNGSREAKLLAPTPLPRRNEPSAAAPIPQLSLLQSAVTASTRLDLAAKTMQQAVSQPIPVKVTVDVKNGNIVAAVNATNSATARRY; encoded by the coding sequence ATGTCCCGAAACCTCGACCTTGCCCTGACCCTACGCGCCCGCGACGAGATGTCGCGGCCGGTGGCCCGTGCCATGCAGCAACTGGCCCAAGAAAGCCAGAAGGCGGTGGCCGCCAGCAAAAACGCTGGCCAAGCCAGCGCCGAGGCGGGCCAGGCGGGAGCGCGCAGTTTCCGGCAGCTGGCCCAGGAGAGCCAGAAGGCCGGCGCGACGATGCTCGCCACCGGACGCGCCACCGTGGCAACGGCCCAGGCCGGGGCCGCCAGTCTGCGGACCATGACCACCGAGGTCCAGCGCGGCGAACGTGCCATGATCGGCCTGTCGCGCGAGAGCCAGCGCATGACTAGCGCCCGTGAGCAACTGGGCGTGCGCGCCGAGCAAGCGATCCAGCGCGAGATCCGCCAGACCGAGGCCGCCTACCAGCGTCTGACCCGTAGCGGCGCCCTGTCGGCCAACGAACAGGCGCGCGCCTACGCCGCGATGCGTCAGCGGGTGCGCGAGCTGCGCGAGGAAATGAGTGGCGTGAGCCGGCTGCAGCGCGGCATGGCCAGCAGCGCCAAGGGGCTGGTTGCCGGGGCGGCCGGCGTCACCGCCGCGAAGTATGTCGTCAGCCAGCCGCTGCAGCGGGTCGAGGACTACGACCTGCGGCTGCGCTACATGGCGAACACCGCCTACGCCGAGCAGGGACTCGGTGGCCGTCGCGCCGGCCTGCGCGAGATGCGCGAGGCCATCGCCAAGTCGGTGCGCAACGGAGGCAACCGTGACCAGGCCGCCGACACGCTCAACAACATGATCGCGTCGGGCGCGCTCGGCGAAGGCGCGCAGGGCCGCCAGTCCGCGCTCGCGCTGCTGCCGACGGTGATGAAGTACGCGACCGCCGCCGAGGCCGACCCGAACGCGATTGCCGATATCGTTCTGAAGTCGAAGAAGACGCTCAAGATTGCCGACGCCGACTTCCCGAAGGTGTTGGAGATGGCGATGCTGGGCGGCAAGCTCGGCGGCTTCGAGCTGAAGGACATGGCCAAGTGGCTGCCGCAGCAGATGGCGGCCGCGTCGTCGGCGGGCATGAGCGGCACCAATGGCCTGGCCAAGCTGGTGGCGTTGAACCAGAACGCAGTGGTCACCGCCGGCACCAAGGACGAAGCCGGCAACAACGTCGTCAACTTCCTGGCCAAGCTCAATGCCGAGGAAACGTCCAAGGACTTCAAGAAGGTCGGCATCAACTGGCGCCAGAAGCTGGTCGACGGTACCAAACAAGGCAAGGACGCGGTCGACGTGTTCGGCGACGCCATCGACGGACTGTTGAAGAAGAACGCCGCCTACCAAAAGCTGCAGGCCAAGCTGGCTACCGCGACCGGAGAAGAGAAGAAGGCGACGCTCGATTCGATGGCCCGCATCGTCCAGGGCTCGGTCGTCGGCAATATTTCGTCCGACCGCCAGGAGCTGATGGCGGTGATCGCCATGCTCAACGACCGTGCCGGCATGGCCGACATCGAGCAGAAGCTGCGCGCGGTCAAACCCGGTGAGGTGGTCAACACCGACCTCAGCCTGATCCAGGAGAGCGCAGCCTGGAAGGGCCAACAGGGCGAGAACACAATGGCCGAGAAGGAGTTCAACGCGCTGTCCGGGCTGTCGTCCACCGTGGGTGACGTCAAGCTCAAGCTGGTCGAGTACGCCGACAAGTACCCGGCACTGTCGACAGCACTGGTCGGCACCACCACCGCGCTGACCGCACTGGCGGCCGCTGCCGGCGCGGCGGGGCTGGCCAGCATGATGACGGGCGGTGGCGGGTCGCTGGCCACTCGGGCAGCCTCGGGGGCCGGCGCGCTGCTCAGAGGCGCGACGGCCGCGGGCACACGACTGCTGCCGGTGGCCGCCGCCGGGGCAGCCGGCTATGGCATTGGCACGGCCATCAACGCCGGCATCACCGGCGTGCTGACCGCCACCAACGGCGGCAAGGAACGCACCTTTGGGACGTGGCTGTACGACCTGGTCAACGGCAGCCGGGAGGCCAAGCTGCTGGCGCCGACACCGCTTCCCCGCCGCAACGAACCGAGCGCGGCCGCTCCTATCCCGCAGCTATCGCTGCTGCAGTCCGCCGTCACCGCCTCGACCCGGCTGGACTTGGCCGCCAAGACCATGCAGCAGGCGGTCAGCCAGCCAATCCCGGTCAAGGTCACGGTGGACGTCAAGAACGGCAACATCGTGGCGGCCGTCAACGCCACCAATAGCGCGACCGCCCGGAGGTATTGA
- a CDS encoding phage tail sheath subtilisin-like domain-containing protein gives MPSPNISFDSIPSSIRKPGKYFEFNTRLAVRTLPGNLQKVLAVGQRLASGSHPALEPVDVFSDEQAAQLFGRGSYAHLMARAAITANPYLQLTLIAVDDAAAGVAATGSVTLGGPATSSGVVSLYVGTTRVDVAVTSGDAASTVASALKASLDKQTDLPVTAAAAGTVVTLNARHKGAAGNGIKLKAVSTAAGVTAAVVAMANGAVDPDLTPALATMVGAGHHIVVSPFADQASLTAVRSHLEFVSGPMEQRGAIAAFGWPGTLASGTTLAGQINSGRITGAWHRGSAKLPCEIAAGYAAVLASEEDPARPLNTLELKGLDVTGLTDRPSRTEQENALYNGLTPLEIGPGDRVQIVRAISTYTKDAQGIDDVALLDITTIRTLDYVRKACRERIALRFPREKLSERTPDKVRSELYDVLLKLEELEIVENVEANKAGLLVERDSQDANRLDAKIPTDVVNGLHVFAGRIDLLL, from the coding sequence ATGCCCAGCCCAAACATCAGCTTTGACAGCATCCCGTCCAGCATCCGCAAGCCGGGCAAGTATTTCGAGTTCAACACCCGACTGGCGGTGCGCACCCTGCCGGGTAACCTGCAGAAGGTATTGGCCGTGGGGCAGCGACTGGCCAGCGGCAGCCACCCGGCGCTGGAGCCGGTCGACGTGTTCAGCGACGAGCAGGCCGCCCAGCTGTTCGGCCGGGGTTCCTACGCCCACCTGATGGCACGTGCCGCAATCACCGCCAACCCTTATTTGCAGCTAACCCTGATCGCGGTCGACGATGCGGCGGCCGGGGTGGCGGCGACGGGCTCCGTGACGCTGGGCGGCCCGGCGACCAGCAGCGGCGTGGTCAGTCTGTACGTCGGAACCACCCGCGTCGACGTGGCCGTGACCAGCGGTGATGCCGCCTCCACCGTCGCCTCGGCACTCAAGGCCTCCCTGGACAAGCAGACCGACCTGCCGGTGACGGCGGCGGCGGCAGGTACAGTGGTCACGCTGAACGCGCGTCATAAGGGCGCGGCCGGCAACGGCATCAAGCTCAAGGCCGTCAGCACGGCGGCCGGCGTCACCGCCGCCGTGGTGGCCATGGCGAATGGCGCCGTCGACCCCGACCTGACCCCGGCGCTGGCCACCATGGTCGGCGCCGGCCACCACATCGTGGTCAGCCCGTTCGCCGACCAGGCCAGCCTGACCGCCGTGCGCAGCCATCTGGAATTCGTCTCCGGGCCAATGGAGCAGCGCGGCGCGATTGCCGCCTTCGGCTGGCCGGGCACCTTGGCCAGCGGCACCACCCTGGCCGGCCAGATTAACAGCGGCCGGATCACCGGGGCCTGGCATCGCGGCTCGGCCAAGCTGCCGTGCGAGATCGCCGCCGGCTACGCCGCCGTGCTGGCCAGCGAGGAAGACCCGGCCCGCCCGCTCAACACGCTGGAGCTGAAGGGCCTCGACGTCACCGGCCTGACCGACCGTCCGAGCCGCACCGAGCAGGAGAATGCCCTCTACAACGGTCTGACCCCGCTGGAGATCGGCCCCGGCGACCGCGTGCAGATCGTGCGCGCCATCAGCACCTACACCAAGGACGCCCAGGGCATCGACGACGTGGCGCTGCTCGACATCACCACCATCCGCACCCTGGACTACGTGCGCAAGGCATGCCGCGAACGCATCGCGCTGCGCTTCCCGCGCGAGAAGCTCAGCGAACGCACGCCCGACAAGGTGCGCTCCGAACTGTACGACGTGCTGCTCAAGCTGGAGGAGCTGGAGATTGTCGAGAACGTCGAGGCGAACAAGGCCGGTCTGCTGGTCGAGCGTGACAGCCAGGACGCGAACCGGCTCGACGCCAAGATCCCGACCGACGTGGTGAACGGCCTGCACGTGTTCGCCGGCCGCATCGACCTGCTGCTGTAA
- a CDS encoding DUF2635 domain-containing protein: MKVKAAPGLQVPKEDKPREYITDAEPVEVPNSAYYLRIVAEGDLVTVTDDTNAKTSAKKGGE, from the coding sequence ATGAAAGTGAAAGCCGCACCCGGCCTGCAGGTGCCGAAAGAGGACAAGCCGCGCGAATACATCACCGACGCCGAGCCGGTCGAGGTGCCGAACAGCGCTTATTACCTGCGCATCGTGGCCGAGGGCGACCTGGTCACGGTGACTGACGACACCAATGCCAAAACGAGCGCAAAGAAAGGGGGTGAATGA